A window from Malassezia restricta chromosome I, complete sequence encodes these proteins:
- a CDS encoding helicase associated domain (HA2) containing protein — MPHFFSIHLVQYISFLRRHNALPELLFHCNTPFRNIIARSASPAMSCDPAFNAFDSKGPQYNRSRSRGFERASHGRGRHSCFSKRRLSTGRASELHIHPYPIQTLDEIKARYSDLLSTAKLQWLDNPKNVIFSYKHSRFGSYPESVTLEGRYPGGNKPVFRSTIAIDDDLGIVATGDGTSRKEAEKAAALHGMILLLEKDYILHPPPRASNSITKVNAKVPVAALSDGTEVTLEQAREFIDYFCHEGRFGSPDVKVDAVYNTKSYRAQLYGWKAVISISGTPVGESIESSKKAAQNTACLNTATILANEYRDVWDQYLQVPKSKLAGKAPPVKFRVSSALEEKIRHLYDAMRDSELYSNRPRITAAFSLRSSVAAPKRNSIQAQRTMSEEQHEEKSNQMLENLNAYQLDERVEPMRLFRQALPVSQHAGDILVKIERNPVTICMASTGSGKTTQVPQLLLDDFILRKQGSRCNIICTQPRRIAAISVAERIAKERGEALGDTVGYQVRFQSHLPKPHGSILFCTTGVLLMRLQTALKDISGNSFLDNVSHILMDEVHERDIETDLFLAVIRRVLQERKKRGCPEIKLVLMSATVDPKLFKDYFEESSLTTRPVPVVNIPGRSFPVRKFYLEDIVSRLRRIPERQGGWIWREHSVQQYVHREIVEKGGTMGGSDNDAVDNIDMPYPLVALVIADVISRSTDGHVLVFLPGWEEIKAVHQLLLSSKQMPMKGLDFDDQSKFEIHLLHSSVPVSDQQAVFEPLRDPMIRRIILSTNIAETSVTIPDVVYVVDTGRVKEKRFDPEHHLSSLVMTWVGRSNLNQRAGRAGRHRPGEYYGLLSETHHDRLGMHQTVEMKRMDLSNVVMHIKALHLPGMEVEDVLASTIEPPAPERVKPALENLERIGALDYHSNLTALGQVLLQLPVDVYIGKMCLFGALFRCLDPALSLAAILTNRDPFVSPVYQRQEARVIKNSWCSTSFRSDPLCILNAYEEWSKLQRIDPNRANRFTYKNMLSRTTLFQIQQVKENLFTSLVKANVIQVIKNSRTFMPRYRKRVRETDPEFNVNAHSTSLLSALIAVSSPHFAVRISQNVYRTAQDKSCFIHASSVCSAKFQPDKSKLPFVDRDIYAFSEKVHSAGQSTTLGGATTFMRTCTHIDPLSYMLFGASEVQASSNGLECDAWLPLTGDYDALDGVERIKAVMDACLLRVLEGIRCSHARAPSSKLYESHALSDHDDDPDSATHPIRPLSVNEERELETFTAGIVDMLDHYKMECYGSPM; from the coding sequence ATGCCTCATTTCTTTTCGATACACCTGGTACAATACATATCGTTTCTCAGGCGACATAACGCACTTCCAGAGTTACTTTTCCATTGCAACACACCTTTCCGAAACATAATCGCAAGAAGCGCCTCCCCTGCCATGTCTTGTGATCCTGCATTCAATGCTTTTGATTCTAAGGGTCCACAATACAATAGGAGTCGCTCGCGTGGGTTTGAGAGAGCGAGCCATGGCAGGGGACGGCATTCTTGTTTCAGCAAGCGGAGGCTGTCCACCGGCCGGGCAAGTGAGCTACATATTCATCCCTACCCTATTCAAACGCTTGACGAGATCAAAGCTCGTTATTCCGACCTATTATCCACGGCCAAACTCCAATGGCTAGACAATCCTAAGAATGTCATCTTTTCCTACAAGCATTCACGGTTTGGCTCATATCCTGAAAGCGTCACTCTTGAGGGTCGATACCCTGGCGGCAATAAACCCGTTTTCCGCTCTACTATTGCTATTGATGACGACTTGGGCATCGTGGCCACAGGCGACGGTACCAGCAGGAAAGAGGCTGAAAAAGCCGCGGCCCTTCATGGTATGATACTTCTTCTTGAAAAAGACTACATCTTACACCCTCCTCCCCGCGCATCAAATTCCATTACCAAGGTGAATGCTAAGGTACCTGTCGCTGCTCTCTCCGATGGAACCGAAGTGACTCTCGAGCAAGCGCGTGAATTTATCGATTACTTTTGCCACGAAGGTCGCTTCGGGTCTCCCGATGTCAAGGTTGATGCCGTCTACAATACTAAATCATACAGGGCCCAACTGTATGGCTGGAAGGCTGTTATATCCATAAGCGGCACACCCGTGGGAGAATCCATCGAATCTAGTAAGAAGGCCGCTCAAAATACAGCTTGTCTGAACACAGCGACCATTCTCGCCAACGAATACCGCGACGTGTGGGACCAGTACCTCCAGGTGCCGAAAAGTAAGCTAGCAGGAAAGGCTCCTCCGGTCAAGTTTCGAGTCTCGAGTGCATTGGAAGAAAAAATACGTCACCTGTACGACGCAATGCGCGACAGCGAGCTTTACTCCAACCGTCCGCGAATCACCGCTGCTTTTTCCTTGCGTTCTTCCGTGGCTGCCCCTAAAAGGAACTCGATACAGGCACAGCGAACCATGTCTGAGGAGCAACATGAAGAAAAGTCAAATCAAATGCTCGAGAATCTGAATGCCTACCAATTAGATGAACGAGTCGAACCGATGCGCCTATTTCGCCAGGCACTTCCTGTTTCGCAACACGCAGGCGACATTCTAGTGAAAATTGAGCGTAATCCTGTTACGATCTGTATGGCTTCTACTGGTTCTGGTAAGACCACACAGGTACCACAACTTCTTTTGGACGATTTTATTCTTCGCAAGCAGGGCTCGCGTTGCAACATCATTTGTACCCAACCGCGTCGAATTGCTGCCATCAGTGTTGCTGAACGTATTGCCAAGGAACGTGGCGAAGCTTTGGGTGACACAGTTGGCTATCAGGTGCGTTTCCAGAGCCACCTTCCGAAGCCGCACGGGTCTATTCTCTTCTGTACAACCGGTGTCTtgctgatgcgcctgcAGACTGCTTTGAAAGACATCTCTGGTAACTCCTTTCTCGATAATGTCTCGCACATTCTCATGGATGAGGTGCATGAACGCGATATTGAAACAGACCTATTCTTGGCTGTAATCAGGCGAGTTCTGCAAGAGCGCAAAAAGCGCGGATGTCCAGAGATCAAGCTTGTTCTCATGAGCGCAACAGTTGACCCAAAGCTATTCAAGGATTACTTCGAAGAATCTTCACTTACCACACGCCCTGTGCCCGTGGTCAATATTCCAGGGCGCAGCTTCCCTGTGCGAAAGTTTTACTTAGAAGACATTGTATCTCGCCTGCGCCGTATCCCCGAAAGGCAAGGAGGATGGATTTGGAGGGAACACAGCGTGCAACAATATGTGCACCGCGAAATCGTGGAAAAAGGCGGCACGATGGGAGGATCTGATAATGATGCGGTCGACAACATTGACATGCCATATCCATTGGTCGCCCTTGTCATTGCCGATGTCATCTCACGTTCTACCGATGGACATGTGCTTGTTTTCTTGCCTGGATGGGAAGAGATCAAAGCCGTGCATCAACTACTTTTGTCCTCGAAACAAATGCCGATGAAAGGACTAGATTTTGATGATCAGTCCAAATTTGAGATCCATCTTTTGCATTCATCTGTACCTGTATCCGATCAACAGGCCGTGTTTGAGCCTTTGCGTGACCCAATGATCCGCCGAATTATTTTGTCCACGAACATTGCCGAAACATCGGTCACTATTCCCGACGTCGTGTATGTGGTGGACACAGGTCGGGTTAAGGAAAAACGTTTTGATCCTGAGCATCATTTATCGAGTTTAGTGATGACCTGGGTGGGTAGATCCAACCTGAACCAACGTGCGGGTCGAGCTGGGCGTCACCGCCCAGGTGAATACTACGGTCTGTTGTCGGAGACGCATCATGATCGTCTTGGGATGCATCAAACGGTTGAAATGAAACGTATGGACCTGAGTAATGTTGTGATGCACATCAAGGCCCTTCACTTACCTGGCATGGAAGTTGAAGATGTACTAGCTTCCACCATTGAGCCACCCGCTCCTGAGCGCGTAAAGCCTGCGTTGGAAAACCTCGAGCGGATCGGGGCTTTGGATTACCATTCGAACCTTACTGCTCTTGGCCAAGTTCTTCTGCAGCTTCCAGTGGATGTGTATATCGGAAAAATGTGTCTCTTTGGCGCCTTATTTCGTTGTCTCGACCCAGCTTTATCACTGGCCGCCATTCTGACGAACCGTGATCCCTTTGTATCTCCAGTATACCAAAGGCAAGAAGCGAGGGTCATCAAGAACAGTTGGTGCTCTACCTCCTTTCGTTCGGACCCTCTATGTATCCTAAATGCGTATGAAGAATGGAGCAAACTCCAAAGGATTGATCCTAATCGTGCGAATCGGTTTACGTACAAAAACATGCTGAGTCGTACCACTCTTTTCCAAATTCAGCAAGTGAAAGAAAATTTGTTCACTAGCCTCGTTAAGGCCAATGTTATCCAGGTTATCAAAAACTCGAGGACCTTCATGCCGCGTTACCGCAAGCGCGTCCGGGAGACCGACCCTGAATTCAATGTCAATGCGCACAGTACTAGCCTTTTGTCAGCACTGATTGCCGTATCTTCCCCCCACTTTGCTGTGCGCATCAGCCAAAATGTGTACCGGACGGCGCAGGACAAATCATGCTTCATCCATGCATCaagcgtgtgcagcgccaaGTTCCAACCGGATAAGTCAAAGTTACCCTTCGTGGATCGTGACATTTATGCCTTCTCCGAAAAAGTACACAGTGCGGGTCAGTCGACAACGCTCGGAGGTGCCACAACGTTTATGCGCACATGCACTCACATCGATCCGTTGTCGTATATGCTTTTTGGTGCTTCAGAAGTGCAAGCCTCATCAAATGGACTCGAATGTGATGCATGGCTCCCATTGACGGGTGATTATGACGCGCTGGATGGCGTAGAACGGATCAAAGCTGTTATGGATGCATGTTTGTTGCGTGTCTTGGAGGGTATTCGGTGCTCTCATGCTCGTGCACCATCTAGCAAACTCTATGAATCGCATGCTCTCTCGGATCATGATGACGATCCAGACTCTGCTACCCATCCTATTCGACCACTTTCTGTGAACGAGGAACGGGAACTCGAGACCTTTACCGCCGGCATTGTCGATATGCTGGACCATTACAAAATGGAATGCTATGGGTCCCCTATGTAA
- a CDS encoding kinetochore protein Mis13/DSN1 produces MSGARGSPRKGPDTAERVPERRFSDILEEDAGNHAPNKRPRRPRKTLREEVADDLVFIRMTPQAQATGSPPNNGMAVNAAVRPEPRAPLPRPPRRNSMNVKGMRRVSSLRDGAPAYPHDDIPDDVLYKHCSDQVPPVVRMKHLLSWTLHRSIPQALAEASLPRLGKRRHGKSRWDQDAELALLAPIPPDVSRELNDLERQHIAEVSPILHRVVQETLRDLNDGLIGISWLRHVQKAASRTLHPHPRNESNRHAEKQLLGMLEQLQNELASWKEHEADIDRIHDEVDALEAMTANIRDQASSKRKGRAQADGEAEVDEEQALADEVEASRSGAPQASAWTWDDADADARRQLDLVQTVLTSTDKLNHAVAAQQSLDTSHDIDLQGTEVDARLGSLELSIDKIYQRLHTIEQLDNLSEQYIRRVSNRAAQTLLERTSAGLATFSGIKSDSDTNDLASSAAAQQRLDTLLAGIRDPNDTAHDPAQSSSVMPTDAHQLLRALARGSPP; encoded by the coding sequence ATGTCGGGTGCTCGTGGGAGTCCGCGAAAAGGTCCGGATACTGCTGAGAGAGTCCCAGAAAGACGTTTCTCCGACATTCTCGAAGAGGATGCAGGGAATCATGCCCCGAACAAGCGACCGCGCCGACCGCGTAAAACGCTGCGGGAAGAGGTCGCAGACGATTTGGTATTCATTCGCATGACCCCCCAAGCTCAAGCGACAGGGTCGCCACCAAATAATGGCATGGCAGTGAATGCGGCAGTGCGGCCTGAGCCGCGAGCACCTCTTCCTCGCCCTCCACGACGCAACAGTATGAATGTGAAAGGCATGCGTCGTGTTTCTAGCCTGCGAGATGGAGCACCTGCATACCCCCACGACGATATCCCAGATGACGTGCTCTATAAGCACTGCTCTGACCAGGTGCCTCCTGTCGTGCGCATGAAACATCTTTTATCGTGGACTTTGCACCGGTCGATACCTCAAGCCCTAGCCGAAGCATCCCTTCCACGGTTAGGAAAGCGGCGGCATGGAAAGTCGCGATGGGACCAAGATGCTGAGCTTGCCTTGCTTGCACCGATCCCCCCCGACGTGTCCCGTGAACTGAACGATTTGGAACGTCAGCATATTGCAGAGGTGTCGCCTATTCTCCACAGGGTCGTGCAAGAGACGCTGCGGGATTTGAATGACGGCTTAATCGGTATTAGCTGGTTGCGACATGTCCAGAAAGCCGCGTCTCGAACACTTCACCCCCATCCACGTAATGAGTCGAATCGACACGCCGAGAAGCAATTATTGGGCATGCTGGAGCAATTGCAAAATGAACTTGCGTCCTGGAAGGAGCATGAGGCGGATATTGACCGCATTCATGACGAGGTCGATGCACTTGAGGCCATGACAGCCAATATTCGCGACCAAGCAAGCTCAAAACGTAAAGGTCGTGCTCAAGCAGATGGCGAAGCAGAGGTCGACGAAGAGCAGGCGTTGGCCGACGAAGTAGAAGCAAGTCGATCAGGTGCACCACAAGCCTCCGCATGGACGTGGGATGATGCTGACGCCGATGCTCGGCGCCAGCTGGACCTAGTCCAAACTGTGCTTACATCTACCGACAAGCTCAATCATGCTGTGGCTGCCCAGCAGTCTCTGGATACGTCTCACGACATCGATCTACAGGGCACCGAGGTGGACGCACGCCTAGGCTCCCTCGAGCTCTCTATTGACAAAATTTATCAGCGGCTACATACGATCGAGCAACTTGACAATCTGTCGGAACAATACATTCGCCGAGTCTCGAATCGAGCCGCACAGACGTTGTTGGAGCGCACATCCGCGGGGCTCGCTACATTCTCAGGCATAAAATCCGACTCGGATACAAACGATCTGGCGTCGTCAGCTGCTGCCCAGCAGCGACTCGATACTCTGCTGGCTGGTATTCGAGATCCGAACGATACGGCACACGATCCCGCACAGTCATCATCGGTCATGCCGACCGATGCACaccagctgctgcgtgctTTGGCACGCGGCTCCCCCCCATAG
- a CDS encoding THO complex subunit 3: MSARLAGREAYRGVGQLEDPPTDASFFTRRHINYPPFTSARPPKELRGGHSAGVRALAWNATGDVLMSCGSDQLVRAWHPEKSTEVRSTTEFAGHLGQISAIACHPTNPHLFATGGIDKSVRLWDLRVSTATKVVSTPGSNINLAYHPEGRYLAVGDKSETVSLVNADQGTFLHKIKDGSLNREEINELAWSPDGTMLLLPMGSGTIGFLGAPHTPDAHAEAATGPHGLHPSWHCIMHHQAHPAAIFCIKWDPTKRVVATAAADSTVAIWDASIWDCHHIFSDFKFPARSIDFSCDGEWLAVGGEDSHLSLLSLASGRLSHSIPVSATINTLSWHPSRPVFAYSGTDTSHSAHAGPGTAAARSAASSSTIWLYSVP; this comes from the exons ATGTCAGCTCGTCTCGCAGGGCGTGAAGCGTACCGTGGCGTCGGTCAATTGGAAGATCCTCCTACAGATGCTTCCTTTTTTACGCGCCGACATATCAACTATCCGCCGTTCACGTCGGCCCGCCCGCCCAAGGAATTGCGTGGTGGGCACAGCGCtggtgtgcgtgcgctcgctTGGAATGCTACCGGCGACGTGCTTATGAGCTGCGGCAGTGACCAGCTGGTACGCGCCTGGCACCCTGAAAAGAGTACAGAGGTGCGCTCCACGACAGAATTCGCTGGACATCTTGGGCAGATCTCAGCGATAGCGTGCCATCCCACCAACCCTCATTTGTTTGCCACGGGCGGCATCGATAAGAGTGTGCGCCTCTGGGATCTTCGCGTTTCTACGGCTACGAAAGTCGTGTCGACGCCAGGATCCAATATCAACTTGGCGTACCACCCAGAGGGTCGTTACCTGGCCGTGGGCGATAAGAGCGAAACGGTAAGTCTCGTCAACGCGGATCAAGGCACTTTTCTTCATAAGATCAAAGATGGATCACTCAATCGCGAGGAAATCAACGAGCTTGCATGGTCCCCAGACGGCACCATGTTATTGCTTCCCATGGGCAGTGGCACGATTGGCTTCCTTGGTGCGCCACATACCCCtgacgcgcacgccgaggcTGCGACAGGACCGCACGGTCTCCACCCTAGCTGGCATTGTATCATGCATCACCAGGCACATCCAGCGGCTATTTTCTGCATCAAATGGGACCCAACTaagcgcgtcgtggctACCGCAGCTGCAGATAGCACTGTCGCTATTTGGGATGCCTCTATCTGGGACTGCCACCATATTTTCTCTGACTTTAAATTTCCAGCACGCAGCATTGACTTTTCTTGCGACGGCGAATGGCTCGCTGTCGGTGGCGAGGACTCTCATCTTTCTCTG CTATCTCTCGCGAGCGGGCGCCTGTCACACTCCATACCCGTATCAGCGACCATCAACACATTATCGTGGCATCCGTCCAGACCCGTGTTTGCTTACAGTGGTACAGATACCTCGCATTCTGCCCATGCTGGCCCTGGTACTGCTgccgctcgctcggcggcctcTTCGTCCACCATATGGCTCTATAGCGTACCCTAA
- a CDS encoding microtubule-associated protein, RP/EB family: protein MSASRTELIAWVNELLALNYTKVEQCGNGAAYAQIIDSIYGNVPMSRINFGARHEYESLTNYKVLQNVFNKNRISKPIPVDRLVRCKMQDNLEFLQWIKRFWDLNYTGEGLYDPEARRAGQPGNPADTPMRRPASGNGGARPRPSSAAPRPSTAGPRPSAVRPRPSTASQPVRSAPVSSAGPRRMSVAPRGVRGPSAAAISNETIQQLSAEIDEMKLSVDSLERERDFYFGKLRDVEVLIQERLGELVQLTDEGEEINDPNGASEVETLKQIQGVLYKTEEGFELPDAAEAEPEPLDDTETF from the exons ATGTCGGCCTCCCGGACCGAGCTCATTGCATGGGTCAATGAgcttcttgcgctcaaTTATACAAAAGTGGAACAATGCGGTAATGGTGCAGCTTATGCACAGATCATCGACTCAATTTATG GCAATGTACCCATGTCCCGCATCAACTTTGGTGCACGCCATGAATACGAATCTCTCACCAATTACAAAGTACTACAGAATGTTTTCAACAAAAATCGAATAAGCAAGCCCATTCCTGTTGATCGCCTAGTGCGTTGCAAGATGCAGGACAACTTGGAGTTTCTGCAGTGGATCAAAAGATTCTGGGACTTGAATTACACAGGTGAAGGCCTCTATGATCCAGAAGCTCGTCGGGCTGGACAACCAGGTAATCCTGCTGATACACCTATGCGCAGGCCTGCATCTGGCAATGGTGGTGCTCGTCCACGGCCGAGCTCAGCTGCTCCCAGGCCTTCTACAGCTGGTCCGCGACCATCAGCCGTCCGTCCAAGACCCTCTACGGCTTCGCAGCCTGTGCGATCAGCACCCGTCTCTAGCGCTGGACCGCGCCGCATGTCTGTGGCCCCTCGTGGTGTGCGTGGCCCCTCTGCTGCAGCGATATCCAACGAAACGATCCAGCAACTCTCCGCAGAGATTGACGAAATGAAACTAAGTGTCGACAgcctggagcgcgagcgtgacTTTTATTTCGGCAAGCTGCGTGACGTGGAAGTCCTCATCCAAGAACGCTTGGGTGAGCTTGTTCAGCTCACGGATGAGGGCGAAGAAATAAACGATCCGAATGGTGCATCGGAGGTCGAGACACTCAAGCAGATTCAAGGCGTACTATACAAGACAGAGGAAGGGTTTGAGCTCCCAGATGCTGCTGAG GCAGAGCCAGAGCCCCTAGATGACACGGAAACGTTCTAA
- a CDS encoding cysteine desulfurase, with amino-acid sequence MIAFAIRKGVSLRAIAPCRMSMLQAVHGVRRGYVTPSRPSPADHLATVSGVERDGPLSNDQLLERVFDKKEVTRSANRPIYMDAQSTTPVDPRVLDAMMPYYVEQYGNPHSRTHAYGWETESATSEARNHVAELIGADSKEIIFTSGATESNNMILKGVANFYRAKKNHIITTQTEHKCVLDSCRSLQEQGFEVTYLPVQSNGQIDLDTLRKELRPTTSIVSIMTVNNETGVIQPIKEIGDILKTEGHELCKQLGKGVPKPFFHTDAAQAVGKIPIDVNEAGIDLMSLSAHKIYGPMGIGAAFVRRRPRVRLEPLMSGGGQERGLRSGTLATPLVVGFGEAARIAKKEMAFDHAHVLALSKRLRENILSRVEMVLLNGDPDGYPGCTNLTFQYIEGESLLMALKDICLSSGSACTSASLEPSYVLRALGLDDANAHSSLRFGIGRFTTEQEIDFVCDKIVAVVQRLRDLSPLWEMVQEGIDLNSIQWSG; translated from the exons ATGATTGCGTTTGCAATACGAAAGGGCGTGAGCTTGCGTGCCATCGCACCATGCAGAATGTCAATGCTGCAGGCTGTGCACGGAGTAAGGCGTGGCTATGTGACTCCGTCTCGACCATCTCCCGCTGATCATTTGGCCACTGTGTCAGGAGTAGAACGCGATGGTCCCCTGTCAAACGACCAGCTTCTTGAGCGGGTTTTCGATAAAAAAGAAGTTACTCGCTCGGCGAATCGACCCATCTATATGGATGCGCAGTCTACTACGCCTGTGGACCCTCGTGTGCTGGACGCCATGATGCCCTACTATGTCGAGCAATATGGCAACCCGCATTCTCGAACACATGCGTACGGATGGGAGACAGAATCAGCAACGAGTGAGGCTCGTAACCATGTTGCTGAACTTATTGGTGCTGATTCGAAAGAAATTATCTTCACTTCGGGTGCGACGGAGAGCAACAACATGATTTTGAAGGGTGTGGCAAATTTCTACCGTGCCAAAAAAAACCACATTATCACCACGCAAACAGAGCACAAATGTGTGCTGGATTCTTGTCGGTCACTGCAAGAGCAAGGTTTCGAAGTAACATACCTGCCAGTTCAATCAAATGGTCAGATTGACTTGGACACGCTTCGTAAGGAACTTCGCCCAACGACCAGTATCGTTTCCATTATGACTGTCAACAATGAAACAGGTGTCATTCAGCCAATCAAAGAAATTGGCGACATTCTTAAGACGGAAGGACATGAGCTTTGCAAGCAACTGGGCAAGGGTGTACCCAAGCCCTTTTTTCACACAGATGCCGCACAGGCTGTGGGCAAGATTCCCATCGATGTCAATGAAGCTGGCATTGACTTAATGAGTCTTTCTGCTCATAAGATATATGGTCCTATGGGTATAGGTGCGGCATTTGTCCGTCGCCGCCCGCGTGTGCGCCTGGAACCACTAATGAGTGGCGGTGGTCAAGAGCGTGGTCTTCGCAGCGGAACACTCGCCACGCCTCTTGTGGTTGGTTTCGGTGAGGCTGCACGCATCGCAAAGAAAGAAATGGCG TTTGACCATGCCCATGTGCTCGCGCTTTCGAAGCGTTTGCGTGAAAATATTCTGTCTCGTGTAGAGATGGTACTTTTGAACGGTGACCCGGATGGTTACCCGGGCTGTACGAATCTCACATTCCAGTATATCGAGGGCGAATCGCTTTTGATGGCTCTGAAAGACATTTGCCTTTCGTCCGGCTCAGCATGTACTTCGGCGTCTCTGGAGCCTTCGTATGTACTGCGCGCTCTTGGATTGGATGATGCGAATGCTCATTCCAGCCTGCGCTTTGGTATCGGTCGCTTCACGACAGAACAAGAGATTGACTTTGTGTGCGACAAGATTGTGGCAGttgtgcagcgcctgcgtgaCTTGAGTCCTCTTTGGGAAATGGTCCAGGAAGGTATCGATCTCAACTCGATTCAATGGTCTGGCTGA
- a CDS encoding optic atrophy 3 protein (OPA3), whose amino-acid sequence MASAKIVSLTIRTLAKPIATQIKNQAAHHESFRKVCISLAQSMHRTESRLRQNLLPGSEKYKIRPLNDAKAISNGANAISEGFLFAVAALIIIGETYRGSRSRANERDNLRDEISQLSEQLDVLNKKLQGDGVTDGNSLTASQSPSLPESTVLNSTPYPQLVHSVQILWALADKNGWLRDVEKLPGELKWLLESKESAASDTDSQEKLSVAAQSPSDYATSRVKVFSDDVKNTISPKGSRQDNEVSEISTVPT is encoded by the coding sequence ATGGCAAGTGCCAAGATTGTGTCGTTAACAATACGTACTCTGGCCAAGCCCATCGCAACGCAAATCAAAAATCAGGCTGCACATCATGAGAGCTTCCGTAAGGTTTGTATTTCGCTTGCCCAAAGCATGCATCGCACAGAATCTCGACTTCGGCAGAACCTACTTCCTGGCTCTGAAAAGTACAAGATTCGCCCGTTGAATGATGCCAAGGCTATTTCGAATGGTGCGAATGCTATCTCAGAAGGCTTTCTCTTCGCCGTAGCTGCCCTCATTATTATTGGAGAAACATATCGCGGTAGCCGAAGCCGTGCAAACGAACGGGATAATTTAAGGGATGAAATCAGTCAACTTTCTGAACAGTTGGATGTGTTGAACAAGAAACTTCAAGGTGACGGCGTGACAGATGGAAATTCACTGACTGCGAGTCAGTCGCCTTCCCTACCTGAATCGACTGTCCTGAATTCTACACCCTATCCACAACTGGTGCACTCAGTCCAAATACTATGGGCGTTGGCCGATAAAAATGGCTGGCTCCGCGATGTGGAAAAACTTCCAGGAGAGCTCAAATGGCTTCTTGAGAGCAAAGAGTCCGCGGCTTCAGATACAGACTCTCAAGAGAAGCTGTCTGTAGCTGCCCAGTCGCCCTCAGACTATGCTACTTCCCGTGTCAAAGTGTTTTCAGATGACGTGAAGAATACAATCTCGCCAAAAGGCTCGAGACAAGACAATGAAGTCTCTGAAATATCCACCGTGCCTACATAG
- a CDS encoding polyadenylate-binding protein 2 — translation MQAGEAVGAISAEQAQREADFAQYSAEHEDSREGREADTEDADLEAMKQRVAEMEAEAAKLREMNETAEQDIQGSASVAAHPTDEEKMEVDSRSIYVGNVDYGATPEEIQQHFQSCGTINRVTILCDKFTGHPKGFAYVEFADANFVENAAVLNESLFRGRLLKVTPKRTNVPGVGFRGRGRGRGRGGWYRGGFRGGYRGRGSWRGRGRFW, via the coding sequence ATGCAAGCAGGCGAAGCAGTCGGGGCCATCAGTGCTGAACAAGCACAGCGTGAGGCAGACTTTGCTCAGTATTCTGCTGAGCATGAGGATTCTAGAGAAGGACGAGAGGCCGACACGGAAGATGCTGACTTGGAGGCGATGAAACAGCGCGTGGCTGAAATGGAAGCAGAAGCTGCTAAGCTTCGTGAAATGAACGAGACAGCTGAGCAAGATATTCAAGGAAGCGCTTCAGTGGCTGCGCATCCCACAGATGAAGAGAAAATGGAAGTGGACAGTCGCAGTATCTATGTGGGCAACGTGGACTATGGTGCTACGCCGGAAGAAATCCAGCAGCACTTTCAAAGCTGTGGCACAATTAATCGTGTCACCATATTGTGTGACAAGTTTACTGGTCATCCGAAAGGATTCGCATACGTTGAGTTTGCTGACGCGAATTTTGTTGAGAATGCGGCAGTATTGAATGAATCACTCTTTCGTGGTCGACTGCTTAAAGTAACGCCTAAACGGACAAACGTCCCTGGCGTAGGTTTTCGCGGACGTGGACGCGGACGCGGGCGTGGTGGCTGGTACCGTGGTGGATTCCGCGGCGGATACCGAGGCCGTGGCTCTTGGCGAGGCCGTGGCCGTTTTTGGTAA
- a CDS encoding 26 proteasome complex subunit DSS1, which yields MSATKPTKPSNKESAGSQEANEKKHQVPTLGALDEDDEFEEFEADDWPDQDTIVGKDNTSDQPSGAATVSLDMSGSARSGGDHLWEDNWDDDDIEDEFSVALRAELAKTDTVQPMST from the exons ATGAGCGCGACTAAGCCAACCAAGCCCAGTAACAAGGAGTCAGCAGGTTCTCAAGAGGCAAACGAAAAGAAACATCAGGTTCCTACGCTGGGTGCTCTtgatgaagatgacgaaTTTGAGGAGTTTGAGGCAGATG ACTGGCCAGACCAAGACACTATTGTTGGAAAGGATAACACTAGTGACCAACCTTCAGGTGCTGCCACAGTCTCTCTTGATATGAGTGGTTCCGCTCGTTCGGGTGGTGACCACCTTTGGGAAGACAATTgggatgatgatgatatCGAGGATGAATTCAGTGTGGCTTTACG TGCCGAGCTAGCCAAGACGGATACCGTCCAGCCTATGTCTACATAA